The region GAGCCAGACGAGCCGTCGAAACCCGCGTCGGTCGACGCGGCGCCCGACGTCAAGGTTTCGAGTTCTGGCGGTGCGCGGGCACCTGAGACCGATGACGACATTCCGAAAAAGACGACCAAGCCGCGAAAGCGCACCGCCAAGAAGGCCGATGCTCCCGCAGCCAAGGTGAGCGCCCAGACGAACACGACCGCAACGCAGGACAACGACACCGCTCCGACAGTTCGACGCGCGACCGCGGACACCGTCACAGACGCCGTCGCGGACACCGTCCCTGTGACGGTCGCGACCGCGCCCGTCACGGAGAAGAGCGTGGCGTCGGCGGTCGAGTTCGCGCTCAAAAGCGTTGCGCAACCGCTGCTGTCGTCATTACTCGGCGTCATCCCAAACCTTCCGGCGGAGTCACCGCTTTCCTGGGTTCTCCTCGCCGCCTCGCGACGCCAGGTCGGCCAGGCGCAGTCACGGACCACGGCGGAGGCCGCCCCCGCCTTCACCACCGCCGCGCTGGTCGCCGATCAGCCCCCGGCAGCCACCGCGGTTTTCGGCGCGCCTGTCGCTGTCACCGGTGCGGTCAGCGGACAGGTCGTCGGCACTGACCCCGAGGGGAAGGCGGTGACCTATGCGCTGGCCTCGCGGCCGACCGTCGGGACGCTCGTTTTCGACAGTGCGACAGCTAAATTCACCTACACACCGACCACCTCGCAACGGATCAGCGCAGGTGTCACACCCGTCAGCGACACCGTCGCCATGACCGTCACGGTGTCCGACGGAACCAACAGCGTGCCCACCGTCGTCAACATCGAAGTCAGCCCCGCGCCGGTCGCCAAGCTTGCCGACATCGGCGCGGTGAACGAGGCGCATGCGGTGACAACCACCGCCACCCGCGCATACGTGACGAACCGGACGGCGGGCACCGTGACCGTCATCGACACCCTCACCAACACCGTGATCGACACCATCGCCGTCGGACCGAAGCCCGATGGGTTGGCGATCAAACCCGACGGCTCCAAGCTGTACGTGACGAGCCTGGACAGCAACACGGTCACCGTCGTCGACACCACCACCAAGGCGATCGTCAAGACCATCGCCGTCGCCAAACCCAGCGCGATCGCGATCAACGCCAGCGGCGGAACCGTATATGTCACCAACCTCGACGCAGGCACGGTGTCGAAGATCAGCACCTCGACCTACGCCGTGTCCACCGTGAAACTGCCGACCGGGTCGCGGCCCACGGGTATCGCGGTCAGCCCCGACAAGACCAAGATCTACATCATCAGCGGAAAAGCCACCGGTGGCGGCACTGTCGCCGTGTTCGGATACACCTCGAGCACTGTCACCACGATCACCGACTTACCGGCTACGCCAACGGGTTTGACGGTCAGCCCGGACAACGCGAAGCTGTACGTCACCTCCGCCGACGGCCGTGTCACCGTGGTCAACACCGCCACGCGCGCCGTGCTCGCCACCCACATCGTGGCGGCCCCCCTCGCCGGCGTCGCCGTCAGTAGGGACGGCAGCACGCTGCTGGTGACCGACACCGCGGGCCGGGTCGCCGCTGTCGACGCGAGCACGGGCACGCTCCTGCGCGCGATCGCCACCCGTACCGCGACGACCTCCATGTCCGTCGCGCCGGGAATGGGAACAAGCGCCGACGGGACGAAGGTGTACATCACCGACTTCGATTCCGCCAAGGTCTACGTCGTCTCGACTGTGCCGCCCAACAACGCACCGACCGCAGGCACGCCGACGGTCAACGCGCCCAACGCGACAACGGGTGCGATCACCGGCGCCGTCGCGGTGACCGACGTCGATCAGGACGCTCTGAAATACACGGTGGCGAGCGCGCCCTCGAAGGGCAGCCTGGTGCTGACCGCCAACGGCGCGTTCACTTACACGCCGACGGCGGCGGCCAGGCACGCCGCGGCCACGGCGAACGCCGGGACCGCGTTGACCACCGACTCGTTCACTGTGTCCGTCACCGACGGTCGCGGCGGCGTCGTCTCGCCGACCATCACCGTCAACATCGTGCCGACCAACAAGGTACCGACGATCACGAAGTCGGTCGGCACGCCCAGCAGCAGCACCGGCGTCGTCACCGGCTACGTCAAAGGCAGTGATGCAGACAAGGATCCGCTGACTTACACCGCGAGCACCCCCACGAAGGGCGCCGTGGTGCTCACGTCCACGGGGTCGTTCACGTATACGCCGACGGCGCAGGCGCGGCACGCCGCGGCACGGGTGGGGGCGTCAACCGCGGACAAGACCGACACCTTCACGATCACTGTCGACGACGGACACGGCGGCGTCGTCCCCGTCGCTCTCACCGTCACGATCAGCCCCACCAACGCCAAACCCGCCGCGGCCACGGCGACCGGCGTGTTCACCAATCTGAACAACGGTCGGGTCACCGGGACCGTTGTCGCGGCTGACGCTGACAACGATACGTTGACGTACAAGGCGACTGCGCCCGCCAAGGGCACCCTCGTCCTCAACCCGAACGGCACGTACACGTACACGCCGACGGCGACAGCGCGGCAGGCTGCATCGGCGGCAGGCGCCACCACCGCCACCAAGACCGACAGCGTCACGGTCACGGTGACCGACGGATACGGCGGCAGCACGACGTATGCGCTGAAGTTCTCGATCGCGCCGAACGGTCACGTCAACGCCGCCCCGACGAACGGTGTTGCCACCGTGGGAGATCCGAACTCGGCCATCGGAGCGGTCACGGGCACCGTCACCGCCGACGACGCCGAACGCGACGCCTTCAGCTACGCCGTCGTGTCAGGACCCGGCAAGGGTGAGGTCAAACTCGATGCAAGCGGGACGTTCACCTACGTGCCGAACGTCGAGGCCAGATGGGGTGCGAAGACCACGCCCGCCGTCGACACCGACCACTTCACGGTATCGATCAACGACGGCTACGGCGGCTCCACCACAGTCGACGTCACCGTGACGATCGCTCCGCCGTCAACGTCGTCGTCGGCGATCGACCAACGCGCCACCACGGTCGCGATGAACGTGCAGCAGATGTACTTCTATTCGCAGGCCGATACCGACCGCGCCTTCGACCTGCTGAAGTCCGATGGCGTTGACACCGTACGCATTCTGATGCCATGGGCCGGGATCGAACCCTATGACGACACGTGGTCATGGGCGGCCGTCGACCGCATGGTGAACAGCGCCAACGCGCACGACATGAAGGTGCTCGGGGTGTTGAACTCGACGCCAGGGTGGGCGGCGACGCCGGGCACCCCGGCGCTGAGCGGACACCCCGCCGACTCCGCCGAGTACGCGGAGTTCGTCGGCATGGTCGCGACCCGTTACCAGGGCAGGGTGTCGGCGTACGAAGTGTGGAACGAGCCGAACGGGAAGGTGTTCTGGGACCCCGAACCCGTTGCGGCGCAATACACCGAACTGCTCAAAGCGGCGTATACGGCGATCAAGGCGGCCGATCCGGACGCGGTGGTGGTTGCCGGCTCGGTCGGCGCGGTGACCGATTACGACGGCTGGACGGTCGAGTCGGTGCGCTTCGTCAGGGAGATGTACGAGGCGGGCGCCGCAGGCTATTTCGATGCGCTGTCCTATCACCCGTACTTCTACTACCGCCCGTTCACCCAGGGCGGGACGATCCCGACGCTGCCCCTCAACCAGGTCGCGGCCATCCATGACCTGATGGTCGCGAATGGCGATGGGAACAAGAAGATCTGGGCCACCGAGTACGGGCAGCCGGCGGGGATCGTCTCGGAGGCGAATCAGGCCACCTACATCGCCGACTTCCTCAGGGCTTGGCGCGACATCGACTATGCGGGCCCGGCCTTCATCCACACGTTCCGGGACTACACGTCCTCGGAGGCCAACTCGGCCACCTCCGGGGTCTATCGGCAGGACTGGACGGCCAAGCCCGCTGTTGGTGTGCTCGAGACCGTGATCGAGGAGAACAAGGGGTATCTGGAAGCAAACGGCATCGCTTAGCGGACTTTGCTTGCAGACGCAAATACCAATGGGATATTTCACCAAAGTCAATTGCTCCCATCTGCAAAGTCATAGGCTGAACTCGGCTCCGAGCGACTGGGGGCGCAGCTAGTCCGGGTGTTTGCTCGAGCGCCCGGATTTCTTCGTGATAGCTCAGCGAAGAAGGTGGGGGGAAATGGGCTACAGCAGGTATGTCGGGCGCATCGGCGCCTTGGCCGTCGCGCTCGGAGTTGGAATCGCGATCGGGGCACCGGGCGCCATCGCCTCCGCGGCGCCTGACGAACCCGCCACCACTGCCGGCCAGGCGGTGGACAAGGACGCGGAGAACAACCCAGCCGGCGAACCGGCACCGGCGGGCGAACCCAAGACCGAGGCACCGGATGCCAACGGTGTCGAACCGTCGGAACCGAAGGAGCAGGCGACGTCGGGCGGCAAGCAGACGTCGCCGTCGTCGTCCACCGTCGAGGTGACATCGGGTGTGACGGTGTCCAGCTCCGGCGGCGCGCACACCTCCGGTGAAGGCGCGGGTAAGCGGACGGCCAAACCGAAGAGTGCCACCAAGACGCCCGACAAGAAAAAGACCACCACCGCTGCCGCGCGGGTGGCAGCTCAGACGAACGCATCACAGGCCACGCACGCCAAGGTGCAACCGCCCGATGAGCCAGCCGAAGCGGTCACGGTTTCCGCTGCCGCCGAGTCCACAGTGCCGATGACACTGTCAGCACCACGACCGGTTTCCGCGAAGGCGACGGCCTCTCCCGTTACCGCGGTGCTGAGCAGGGTGGTGTCACCGATCCTGTCGTCCAT is a window of Mycobacterium sp. 3519A DNA encoding:
- a CDS encoding Ig-like domain-containing protein codes for the protein MSSSTYVGRIGALAVALGVGAVIASPVAWGTPSDSGSASAPSNDTTAGDPPKTPSNDEPDEPSKPASVDAAPDVKVSSSGGARAPETDDDIPKKTTKPRKRTAKKADAPAAKVSAQTNTTATQDNDTAPTVRRATADTVTDAVADTVPVTVATAPVTEKSVASAVEFALKSVAQPLLSSLLGVIPNLPAESPLSWVLLAASRRQVGQAQSRTTAEAAPAFTTAALVADQPPAATAVFGAPVAVTGAVSGQVVGTDPEGKAVTYALASRPTVGTLVFDSATAKFTYTPTTSQRISAGVTPVSDTVAMTVTVSDGTNSVPTVVNIEVSPAPVAKLADIGAVNEAHAVTTTATRAYVTNRTAGTVTVIDTLTNTVIDTIAVGPKPDGLAIKPDGSKLYVTSLDSNTVTVVDTTTKAIVKTIAVAKPSAIAINASGGTVYVTNLDAGTVSKISTSTYAVSTVKLPTGSRPTGIAVSPDKTKIYIISGKATGGGTVAVFGYTSSTVTTITDLPATPTGLTVSPDNAKLYVTSADGRVTVVNTATRAVLATHIVAAPLAGVAVSRDGSTLLVTDTAGRVAAVDASTGTLLRAIATRTATTSMSVAPGMGTSADGTKVYITDFDSAKVYVVSTVPPNNAPTAGTPTVNAPNATTGAITGAVAVTDVDQDALKYTVASAPSKGSLVLTANGAFTYTPTAAARHAAATANAGTALTTDSFTVSVTDGRGGVVSPTITVNIVPTNKVPTITKSVGTPSSSTGVVTGYVKGSDADKDPLTYTASTPTKGAVVLTSTGSFTYTPTAQARHAAARVGASTADKTDTFTITVDDGHGGVVPVALTVTISPTNAKPAAATATGVFTNLNNGRVTGTVVAADADNDTLTYKATAPAKGTLVLNPNGTYTYTPTATARQAASAAGATTATKTDSVTVTVTDGYGGSTTYALKFSIAPNGHVNAAPTNGVATVGDPNSAIGAVTGTVTADDAERDAFSYAVVSGPGKGEVKLDASGTFTYVPNVEARWGAKTTPAVDTDHFTVSINDGYGGSTTVDVTVTIAPPSTSSSAIDQRATTVAMNVQQMYFYSQADTDRAFDLLKSDGVDTVRILMPWAGIEPYDDTWSWAAVDRMVNSANAHDMKVLGVLNSTPGWAATPGTPALSGHPADSAEYAEFVGMVATRYQGRVSAYEVWNEPNGKVFWDPEPVAAQYTELLKAAYTAIKAADPDAVVVAGSVGAVTDYDGWTVESVRFVREMYEAGAAGYFDALSYHPYFYYRPFTQGGTIPTLPLNQVAAIHDLMVANGDGNKKIWATEYGQPAGIVSEANQATYIADFLRAWRDIDYAGPAFIHTFRDYTSSEANSATSGVYRQDWTAKPAVGVLETVIEENKGYLEANGIA